From the genome of Deinococcus aerius, one region includes:
- a CDS encoding aspartate carbamoyltransferase catalytic subunit, giving the protein MTGSSRPRHLLDFHGWTPERLTALLDNADTMAQVLDRPVKKVPALQGLTVCTAFFENSTRTRVSFELAARRMSADVVSFAAGASSLSKGESLRDTVEVLTAYKVDAYVVRHHAAGAAHLVARYSGKPVINAGDGRRAHPTQALLDAYTIRQEFGTLEGKTVAIIGDVRHSRVARSNAELLPKLGARVVLCGPATLLPADLAALPGVTLTTDPREAVRGAHAVMALRLQQERMNAGYLASLQEYADHYQVNERLMREAESGAIALHPGPMNRDLEISSDVADGPRSRIVQQVENGQAVRMSVLYHLLVGRE; this is encoded by the coding sequence TTTCCACGGCTGGACGCCCGAGCGCCTGACCGCCCTGCTCGACAACGCCGACACGATGGCGCAGGTCCTCGACCGCCCGGTGAAGAAGGTTCCGGCGCTGCAAGGGCTGACCGTCTGCACCGCCTTTTTCGAGAACTCCACCCGCACCCGCGTCTCCTTCGAACTCGCCGCCCGGCGCATGAGCGCGGACGTGGTTTCTTTTGCGGCGGGCGCGAGCAGCCTGAGCAAAGGCGAGAGCCTGCGCGACACGGTGGAGGTGCTGACCGCCTACAAGGTGGATGCCTACGTCGTGCGGCACCACGCGGCGGGCGCGGCGCACCTCGTCGCGCGCTACTCCGGCAAGCCCGTCATCAACGCGGGCGACGGGCGGCGGGCGCACCCCACCCAGGCGCTACTGGACGCCTACACCATTCGGCAGGAGTTCGGCACGCTGGAGGGCAAGACCGTCGCCATCATCGGCGACGTGCGGCACTCGCGGGTGGCTCGCAGCAATGCCGAGCTGCTGCCCAAGCTGGGCGCGAGGGTCGTGCTGTGCGGCCCGGCGACCCTGCTTCCCGCCGACCTCGCCGCCCTGCCCGGCGTGACGCTGACTACCGACCCCCGTGAGGCTGTCCGAGGCGCGCACGCTGTTATGGCCCTGCGGCTCCAGCAGGAGCGCATGAACGCCGGATACCTCGCCAGCCTTCAGGAGTACGCCGACCACTATCAGGTCAACGAGCGCCTGATGCGGGAGGCCGAGAGCGGCGCCATCGCCTTGCACCCCGGCCCCATGAACCGCGACCTGGAGATCAGTTCGGACGTGGCCGATGGTCCCCGCAGCCGCATCGTTCAGCAGGTGGAAAACGGGCAGGCGGTCAGGATGAGCGTGCTGTATCACCTGCTCGTGGGGCGGGAGTAG
- the nirB gene encoding nitrite reductase large subunit NirB: MPQRTPQNQRPHVVIVGNGMVGHRLVDLLRAQAGPDALKVTVISEETRLAYDRVRLSAHFDDDRPNLSLATAEGYEEQGVNIAWSRATAVDREGRTVNVTGRAGEQTLAYDALVLATGSFPFVPPIPGRDAAGCFVYRSLDDLDAIREAARTARVGAVIGGGLLGLEAAGALGKLGLETHVVEFAPHLMPAQLDAEGGALLKRIIEDMGIGVHVSRATSEVCTDGAGRVTGLAFADGSRLETDLVVFSAGIRPRDDLARAGGLTVGERGGVQIDDRCVTSDPAVYAVGECALHGGRVYGLVAPGYAMARVAAANLLADLGLSGPTDARFTGADLSTKLKLLGVEVGSFGDAKGQTPEARSVSLSDNVRGTYSKLVLSPDGTRVLGGLLVGDTARYGDLLDLALSGTPLTVPPETLLVPPPGVEAPPTSANALVCSCENVRTNTLVEAISGGCRDVAGLKKCTGAGTGCGGCVPNLHGLLQTELRRLGEIVSNHLCEHFPHSRRELLDLIRVRGYRTWDEVLGAHGTGLGCETCKPAVASILASLHGEYVLKAEHAPLQDTNDAFLANIQKNGTYSVVPRVPGGEITPDGLIAIGAVAKKYGLYCKITGGQRIDLLGAQRDDLPAIWGDLIAAGFESGHAYGKSLRTVKSCVGQTWCRYGVQDSTGLAVRLELRYRGLRSPHKLKSGVSGCTRECAEARGKDFGVIATEKGWNLYVGGNGGVTPRHAVLLAADLDEETLIRTIDRFLMFYIRTADRLQRTSAWLENLEGGVEYLRGVILDDTLGLCADLDAAMAGHVDSYFDEWAATLADPAGLARFRTFVNSDARDEGVQWVNERGQVRPASPHELIPLPMAGGDD, translated from the coding sequence ATGCCCCAACGCACCCCCCAGAACCAACGTCCCCACGTCGTCATCGTGGGGAACGGCATGGTCGGCCACCGGCTGGTGGACCTTCTGCGAGCCCAGGCCGGGCCGGACGCCCTGAAGGTCACCGTGATCAGCGAGGAGACCCGGCTCGCCTACGACCGCGTTCGCCTCAGCGCCCACTTCGACGACGACCGCCCCAACCTCTCCCTCGCCACCGCGGAGGGCTATGAGGAGCAGGGGGTGAACATCGCCTGGAGCCGCGCGACCGCCGTGGACCGGGAAGGCCGCACCGTCAACGTGACGGGCCGGGCCGGGGAGCAAACGCTCGCCTACGACGCGCTGGTCCTCGCCACCGGCTCCTTCCCCTTCGTGCCGCCCATTCCGGGCAGGGACGCGGCGGGCTGCTTCGTGTACCGCAGCTTGGATGACCTCGACGCGATCCGGGAAGCCGCCCGGACTGCACGTGTCGGGGCCGTGATCGGCGGCGGGCTGCTCGGGCTGGAGGCCGCCGGGGCGCTGGGCAAGCTGGGGCTGGAAACCCACGTGGTCGAGTTTGCCCCCCACCTCATGCCCGCCCAGCTCGACGCGGAGGGCGGCGCCCTGCTGAAACGGATCATCGAGGACATGGGCATCGGCGTCCACGTCTCCAGGGCGACGAGCGAGGTCTGCACGGACGGCGCCGGGCGCGTCACTGGCCTCGCCTTCGCGGACGGCTCGCGGCTGGAGACCGATCTGGTCGTCTTTTCAGCGGGCATCCGGCCCCGCGACGATCTCGCCCGCGCGGGCGGCCTCACAGTCGGGGAGCGCGGCGGCGTCCAGATCGACGACCGCTGCGTGACGAGCGACCCCGCCGTGTACGCGGTCGGCGAGTGCGCGCTGCACGGCGGGCGGGTGTACGGCCTCGTCGCCCCCGGCTACGCGATGGCGAGGGTGGCGGCGGCGAACCTCCTCGCGGACCTGGGGCTGAGCGGACCCACGGACGCGCGGTTCACCGGCGCGGACCTCAGCACCAAGCTCAAGCTCCTGGGGGTCGAGGTCGGCTCCTTCGGTGACGCGAAGGGGCAGACGCCGGAGGCGCGCTCGGTCAGCCTGAGCGACAACGTGCGGGGCACGTACTCGAAACTGGTCCTCAGCCCGGACGGCACCCGCGTCCTGGGCGGCCTGCTCGTGGGCGACACCGCCCGCTACGGCGACCTGCTCGACCTCGCGCTCTCGGGCACGCCGCTCACGGTCCCGCCCGAGACGTTGCTCGTGCCGCCGCCCGGTGTCGAGGCTCCGCCCACCAGTGCCAACGCCCTCGTCTGCTCCTGCGAGAACGTCCGCACGAACACGTTGGTGGAGGCTATTTCGGGCGGCTGCCGCGACGTGGCGGGCCTGAAGAAATGCACCGGGGCGGGGACGGGCTGCGGCGGCTGCGTGCCGAACCTGCACGGCCTCCTCCAGACCGAGCTGCGGCGCCTGGGCGAGATCGTCTCCAACCACCTCTGCGAACATTTCCCGCACTCGCGCCGGGAACTCCTCGACCTCATCCGGGTGAGGGGCTACCGCACCTGGGACGAAGTGCTCGGCGCCCACGGCACCGGCCTGGGCTGCGAGACGTGCAAGCCCGCCGTGGCGAGCATCCTGGCGAGCCTGCACGGCGAGTATGTCCTCAAGGCCGAACACGCCCCCCTTCAGGACACGAACGACGCCTTTCTGGCGAACATCCAGAAGAACGGCACCTACTCGGTCGTGCCCCGCGTGCCGGGCGGCGAGATCACCCCGGACGGCCTCATCGCTATTGGCGCGGTCGCCAAGAAGTACGGTTTGTACTGCAAGATCACGGGTGGGCAGCGCATCGACCTGCTGGGCGCCCAGCGCGACGACCTCCCCGCGATCTGGGGCGACCTGATCGCCGCGGGCTTCGAGAGCGGTCACGCCTACGGCAAGAGCCTGCGGACGGTGAAGAGCTGCGTGGGCCAGACGTGGTGCCGCTACGGGGTGCAGGACTCGACGGGCCTGGCGGTCAGGCTCGAACTGCGGTACCGGGGTCTGCGCAGCCCGCACAAGCTCAAGTCGGGTGTCTCCGGCTGCACCCGCGAGTGTGCCGAGGCACGCGGCAAGGACTTCGGCGTGATCGCCACCGAGAAGGGCTGGAACCTGTACGTCGGCGGCAACGGCGGCGTGACGCCCAGGCACGCGGTCCTCCTCGCCGCCGACCTCGACGAGGAGACGCTGATCCGCACCATTGACCGCTTCCTGATGTTCTATATCCGCACCGCCGACCGCCTCCAGCGCACGAGCGCCTGGCTGGAGAACCTGGAGGGCGGCGTGGAGTATCTGCGCGGCGTGATCCTGGACGACACGCTGGGCCTCTGCGCCGACCTCGACGCCGCGATGGCGGGGCACGTCGATTCCTACTTCGACGAGTGGGCCGCCACGCTGGCCGATCCCGCGGGCCTCGCCCGCTTCCGCACCTTCGTCAACTCCGATGCCCGCGACGAGGGCGTTCAGTGGGTGAACGAGCGCGGCCAGGTTCGCCCCGCCTCCCCGCACGAGCTGATCCCCCTGCCGATGGCGGGCGGGGACGACTGA
- a CDS encoding dihydroorotase produces the protein MTQLTITNIKRPGSDQLESVTVENGVIRGWNLGDLGDVIDGRGGTVAPALIELHAHLREPGQTEKEDLASGLAAAAAGGYGTVVSMPNTSPVVDDPAIVRALIEKAEGLGFARLRPAAALTKGQKGEHLAELAFLKEAGAAMFTDDGRTNENARVLRLGLEYARSLGMVVSVHAEDASLRADGVMNEGPVSEELGLPGNPAAAEAARVARDLEIVAQTGARLHVQHLSTARALDLMREAKRRGLPVTCEVCPHHLTLTDETLRSFDALYKVAPPLRTQTDADHLLEGLLDGTVDCLATDHAPHTRAEKERDLLEAPFGIASIELAFPLMWTRLGERLGLEKLLDLMTAAPARVMGWPEPTLEEGAPADLVVLDLETEREVNPAEFRSKAKFSPWAGEWLRGWPLLTVVGGKVAFRREGEGVE, from the coding sequence ATGACACAACTCACCATCACCAACATCAAACGCCCCGGTTCGGACCAACTCGAATCCGTCACCGTCGAGAACGGCGTCATCCGGGGCTGGAACCTCGGTGACCTCGGGGACGTGATCGACGGGCGGGGTGGCACGGTCGCACCCGCCCTGATCGAACTCCACGCCCACCTGCGCGAGCCGGGGCAGACAGAGAAGGAAGACCTCGCCTCGGGGCTGGCGGCGGCGGCGGCGGGCGGGTACGGCACGGTCGTCTCCATGCCGAACACGTCGCCGGTCGTGGACGATCCGGCCATCGTGCGCGCGCTGATTGAGAAGGCAGAGGGGCTGGGCTTCGCTCGCCTCAGGCCCGCCGCCGCCCTCACCAAGGGGCAGAAGGGCGAGCATCTGGCCGAACTCGCCTTCCTGAAGGAGGCGGGGGCGGCCATGTTCACCGACGATGGGCGCACGAACGAGAACGCGCGGGTGCTGCGGCTGGGGCTGGAATACGCCCGCTCGCTCGGCATGGTCGTGAGCGTCCACGCCGAGGACGCCTCCCTGCGCGCCGACGGCGTGATGAACGAGGGGCCGGTGTCCGAGGAACTCGGCCTGCCCGGCAACCCGGCGGCGGCGGAGGCGGCCCGGGTCGCCCGTGACCTGGAGATCGTGGCGCAGACGGGGGCGCGGCTGCATGTCCAGCACCTCTCGACGGCCCGAGCCCTCGACCTCATGCGGGAGGCCAAACGGCGCGGCCTGCCCGTCACCTGCGAGGTCTGCCCCCACCACCTGACGCTGACGGACGAGACGCTGCGGTCCTTCGACGCGCTCTACAAGGTGGCGCCGCCGCTGCGGACCCAGACCGACGCCGACCACCTCCTGGAAGGCCTGCTCGACGGCACGGTGGACTGCCTCGCCACCGACCACGCGCCGCACACCCGGGCGGAGAAGGAACGCGACCTGCTGGAGGCCCCCTTCGGCATCGCGTCCATCGAACTCGCCTTCCCGCTGATGTGGACACGGCTCGGGGAGCGGCTGGGGCTGGAAAAGCTGCTCGACCTGATGACCGCCGCCCCCGCCCGCGTGATGGGCTGGCCCGAGCCGACGCTGGAGGAGGGCGCCCCCGCCGACCTCGTGGTGCTGGACCTCGAAACGGAGCGGGAGGTCAACCCGGCCGAGTTCAGGAGCAAAGCCAAGTTCTCCCCCTGGGCGGGCGAGTGGCTGCGCGGCTGGCCGCTGCTGACGGTGGTGGGCGGGAAGGTGGCCTTCCGGCGCGAGGGAGAGGGCGTGGAGTAG
- a CDS encoding dioxygenase family protein, protein MRKLAMTVLALGALWPAALAQTAPTARTCTLTPAETEGPYYTPGAPARSDLAADVRTGTPLTVSGQVLDQNCQPLRGATVDVWQADAEGQYDNSGYTLRGKVTTDARGRYTFQTVVPGEYPGRTPHIHVKVTAPGGRTLTTQLYIPGLASNARDRIYQAQMQLQNYRLQGGRATATYTFVVQR, encoded by the coding sequence ATGAGAAAGCTCGCCATGACGGTCCTCGCGCTGGGCGCCCTGTGGCCCGCCGCTCTCGCGCAGACGGCCCCCACCGCCCGGACCTGCACCCTCACCCCCGCCGAGACGGAAGGCCCCTACTACACGCCCGGCGCCCCGGCCAGGAGCGACCTCGCCGCCGACGTGAGGACGGGCACGCCGCTCACCGTGAGCGGGCAGGTCCTCGACCAGAACTGCCAGCCCCTGAGGGGCGCGACCGTGGATGTGTGGCAGGCCGACGCCGAGGGCCAGTACGACAACAGCGGGTACACCCTGCGGGGTAAGGTCACGACCGACGCGCGGGGCCGCTACACCTTCCAGACCGTCGTGCCGGGCGAGTATCCGGGCCGCACGCCGCACATCCACGTCAAGGTGACGGCGCCGGGCGGGCGCACGCTGACCACCCAGCTCTATATCCCCGGTCTTGCCAGCAACGCGCGGGACCGCATCTACCAGGCACAGATGCAGCTTCAGAACTACCGCCTCCAGGGCGGCAGGGCCACGGCCACCTACACCTTCGTCGTGCAGAGGTAA
- a CDS encoding MFS transporter yields MTQHAYLPLPAPALSADARRVVTWSTLGFTLMFAVWVMFSIVGLPIRKQLGLTDAQFTLLTAIPVLTGSLLRLPAGLLADRFGGKATFLAVTLVTAAFSLALSFASGYGTLLALALGVGLAGVSFAVGNAWIAQWAPAARQGLALGTFGAGNAGASITKLAAPLLITLVPAGLLIPGGWHFVPFAFALLLVLCALLTARLTPADAATRPQRTLADWLRPLGNVQVWRFGLYYVVFFGAYVALSLFLPKYYVDHYGLPLAEAGLLTALFIFPASLLRPLGGYLSDRFGPRGVTVASLAVMLLGLLPLTHDLPLVTFLGLTTVVGVGMGVGKASTYTLVARWYPGQMGVVGGLVGLLGGLGGFILPLTFAALKPTLGAQAAFITLLAVTFASGVVFVASMLRLRALGRRPSFA; encoded by the coding sequence ATGACCCAGCACGCCTACCTTCCTCTTCCCGCCCCCGCCCTCTCTGCCGATGCCCGGCGTGTGGTGACCTGGAGTACCCTCGGCTTCACCCTGATGTTCGCCGTGTGGGTGATGTTCTCCATCGTGGGGCTGCCCATCCGCAAGCAGCTCGGGCTGACGGACGCGCAGTTCACGCTGCTCACCGCCATTCCGGTGCTGACGGGCTCGCTGCTGCGCCTCCCCGCCGGGCTGCTGGCCGACCGCTTCGGGGGCAAGGCGACCTTTCTGGCCGTGACGCTGGTGACCGCCGCGTTCTCGCTGGCGCTCTCGTTCGCGTCGGGGTACGGCACGCTGCTCGCGCTCGCCCTGGGGGTGGGCCTGGCGGGCGTGAGCTTCGCGGTGGGGAACGCCTGGATCGCCCAGTGGGCGCCCGCCGCGCGGCAGGGCCTCGCGCTGGGAACCTTCGGGGCGGGGAACGCGGGGGCGAGCATCACCAAGCTGGCCGCGCCCCTGCTCATCACGCTGGTGCCCGCCGGGCTGCTGATTCCGGGTGGGTGGCATTTCGTCCCCTTCGCGTTCGCCCTGCTGCTCGTGCTGTGCGCGCTCCTGACCGCCCGGCTGACCCCCGCCGACGCCGCCACGCGCCCGCAGCGCACCCTCGCCGACTGGCTGCGGCCCCTGGGGAACGTGCAGGTCTGGCGCTTCGGGCTGTACTACGTGGTCTTCTTCGGCGCCTATGTGGCCCTGAGCCTCTTCCTGCCGAAGTATTACGTGGACCACTACGGGCTCCCGCTGGCGGAGGCGGGCCTGCTCACCGCCCTGTTCATCTTTCCGGCGAGCCTGCTGCGGCCCCTCGGCGGCTACCTGAGCGACCGGTTCGGGCCGCGCGGGGTGACGGTCGCCTCCCTCGCGGTCATGCTCCTGGGCCTGCTGCCCCTGACCCATGACCTCCCGCTCGTCACCTTCCTGGGGCTGACCACCGTGGTCGGGGTCGGCATGGGCGTGGGCAAGGCGAGTACGTACACGCTGGTCGCGCGGTGGTATCCCGGCCAGATGGGCGTGGTGGGCGGCTTGGTCGGCCTGCTCGGCGGTCTGGGCGGCTTCATCCTCCCGCTGACCTTCGCGGCGCTGAAGCCCACGCTGGGCGCGCAGGCGGCCTTCATCACCCTGCTCGCGGTGACGTTCGCCAGCGGCGTGGTCTTCGTGGCGAGCATGTTGCGCCTCCGCGCCCTCGGGCGGCGGCCCAGCTTCGCCTGA
- a CDS encoding molybdopterin oxidoreductase family protein translates to MPSALLPNRDPSTRVVRTTCPYCAVQCNFDLHVENNLPVRVTPTKECPVARGTVCKKGLSALNDLRHPDRLTQPLLRKNGELVPVGWPEALAYVSDALRPLLATRPDAVGVFGSGSLTNEKAYLLGKFARLALGTANIDYNGRYCMASAATALSRTVGYDRGLGFPLGDMATSDLILLVGANIAETLPPIMQYLKSARDRGAAVYSIDPRATPTAKVAGRHLALRPGTDGVLALGLLHLMKAWGRIRPTAPAHGMPEVLSQADDYPPARVAHECGIGEDELLTLGRLYAGAHKPLILTGRGPEQHAHGTDTVQAYLNLAFLTGHFGKPGGGYGTLTGQGNGQGGREHGQKADQLPGARSLRNPGHRAEIAALWGCSPDALPQPGVSAQELLNACGEEGGIEALIVLGSNPVVSAPGAGQVRERLEALRHLIVIDFLPSETAGLATLVLPGSMWCEEEGTTTNLEGRVQRRRKAITAPGAAREDWRILCDLAAAVGRPWGFTYATFRELQDEFFRATRGGLADYSGLSAERLDRASAQWPVRSADGPDTPYAYAPTYPTPDGLAKLHTPSFPPPPDHQGLTLTTGRLGNQYQSGTQTRRNPALRASLELQVHPDTARERGLNPGDLARVTTRHGTLDLPVALNPGLRPDTLFMPFHWEASANLLTSPDRLDPHSRMPAFKATPATLAPVPVAVPEARAVRPALLEGGVPV, encoded by the coding sequence ATGCCGAGCGCGCTCCTCCCCAACCGCGACCCGTCCACGCGCGTCGTGCGGACGACCTGTCCGTACTGCGCGGTGCAGTGCAACTTCGACCTGCATGTGGAGAACAACCTGCCCGTCCGGGTCACGCCGACGAAGGAGTGCCCGGTCGCCCGCGGCACCGTCTGCAAGAAGGGCCTCTCCGCGCTGAACGACCTGCGCCACCCCGACCGCCTGACCCAGCCCCTGCTGCGGAAGAACGGCGAACTCGTGCCCGTGGGCTGGCCCGAGGCGCTGGCCTACGTGAGTGACGCCCTGCGCCCGCTCCTCGCCACCCGCCCCGACGCGGTGGGCGTCTTCGGCAGCGGCAGCCTGACGAACGAGAAGGCGTACCTCCTGGGCAAGTTCGCCCGCCTGGCGCTGGGGACCGCGAACATCGACTACAACGGGCGCTACTGCATGGCCTCGGCGGCGACGGCGCTGAGCCGCACGGTGGGCTACGACCGGGGCCTGGGTTTTCCGCTGGGGGACATGGCGACGAGCGACCTGATCCTGCTGGTCGGCGCGAACATCGCCGAGACGCTGCCGCCCATCATGCAGTACCTCAAGTCGGCGCGGGACCGGGGGGCGGCGGTGTACTCCATCGATCCCCGCGCGACCCCGACCGCGAAGGTGGCCGGGCGCCACCTCGCCCTCCGCCCCGGCACCGACGGCGTCCTCGCCCTGGGCCTGCTCCACCTCATGAAGGCGTGGGGCCGCATCCGCCCGACCGCCCCTGCCCACGGCATGCCCGAGGTGCTATCCCAGGCGGACGACTACCCGCCCGCCCGCGTGGCGCACGAGTGCGGCATCGGCGAGGACGAGCTGCTCACTCTGGGCAGGCTCTACGCGGGCGCGCACAAGCCGCTGATCCTGACCGGGCGCGGCCCCGAGCAGCACGCGCACGGCACCGACACCGTGCAGGCGTACCTCAACCTCGCCTTCCTGACCGGGCACTTCGGCAAGCCGGGCGGCGGGTACGGCACCCTGACCGGGCAGGGCAACGGCCAGGGCGGGCGCGAACACGGGCAGAAGGCGGACCAGCTTCCCGGGGCGCGCAGCCTGCGGAACCCCGGGCACCGCGCGGAGATCGCCGCCCTGTGGGGATGCTCACCCGACGCCCTGCCCCAACCCGGCGTGAGCGCCCAAGAACTCCTCAACGCCTGTGGTGAGGAAGGCGGCATCGAGGCCCTGATCGTCCTGGGCTCCAACCCGGTCGTCAGCGCGCCGGGCGCGGGGCAGGTGCGGGAACGGCTCGAAGCCCTGAGGCACCTCATCGTCATCGACTTCCTGCCCAGCGAGACCGCGGGGCTCGCCACCCTCGTCCTCCCCGGCTCCATGTGGTGCGAGGAGGAGGGGACGACCACCAACCTCGAAGGCCGTGTCCAGCGCCGCCGCAAGGCGATCACGGCGCCCGGCGCGGCCCGCGAGGACTGGCGCATCCTGTGCGACCTGGCGGCGGCGGTCGGGCGGCCCTGGGGCTTCACCTACGCCACCTTCCGCGAGCTTCAGGACGAGTTCTTCCGGGCGACGCGGGGCGGCCTCGCCGACTACAGCGGCCTGAGCGCCGAACGCCTCGACCGGGCGAGCGCCCAGTGGCCCGTCCGCAGCGCCGACGGCCCCGACACTCCCTATGCCTACGCGCCGACGTATCCGACGCCGGACGGCCTCGCCAAACTCCACACGCCCAGCTTCCCGCCGCCTCCCGACCACCAGGGGCTCACCCTCACGACGGGTCGGCTGGGCAACCAGTACCAGAGCGGCACCCAGACCCGGCGCAACCCGGCCCTGCGGGCGAGCCTCGAACTTCAGGTCCATCCCGACACGGCCCGCGAGCGTGGCCTGAACCCCGGCGACCTCGCCCGCGTCACCACCCGGCACGGCACCCTCGACCTGCCCGTGGCGCTGAACCCCGGCCTGCGCCCCGACACCTTGTTCATGCCCTTCCACTGGGAGGCGAGCGCGAATCTGCTGACCAGCCCCGACCGGCTCGACCCCCACTCGCGGATGCCCGCCTTCAAGGCGACGCCCGCCACGCTCGCGCCCGTTCCCGTCGCTGTACCCGAAGCTCGGGCCGTCCGACCCGCCCTGCTGGAGGGGGGCGTGCCCGTCTGA